The proteins below come from a single Desulfovibrio sp. JC022 genomic window:
- a CDS encoding site-specific integrase, with protein sequence MRKWITSAKYPGIRWYEHSTRKHGPRPDRCFGLRYSHNGKRYQPTLGWASAGWTEAKAALTLAELKENIRTGEGCISLTEKRELAEKKREEKAIKKAKDKKASVTYSQFWEKYYWPQQKHKAKGSVRTEEGLYRNWIAPFIGDMPLSEVRPKDIEKIKTALLKKKRATSTIKYTFGTISHLWNMARRDEYVHGDSPTTKISVPKHDNRRERFLTPEEAKTLLAELKQHRGHTHDMALLALRCGLRFGEIAALTWHDLDLEGKKLSIRDTKGKVNRQAYLLSDTLEMLSSRFDEHKGPDSDLIFPSRNGKVMDTVSNIFPRIVNPMFNEGVTDKRLRVYFHTLRHTFASWLVQRGVDLYSVKELMGHEDFKMTQRYSHLSPDGLMRAVEVLEE encoded by the coding sequence ATGCGTAAATGGATCACTTCCGCAAAATATCCCGGCATTCGCTGGTATGAACACTCCACCAGAAAACACGGTCCCCGCCCCGACCGCTGCTTCGGCCTTCGTTACTCCCATAATGGCAAGAGGTACCAGCCGACTCTGGGTTGGGCATCAGCAGGATGGACCGAAGCCAAGGCTGCACTCACTCTGGCCGAACTGAAAGAAAATATCAGAACTGGCGAAGGCTGCATTTCCCTGACCGAAAAGAGGGAGCTCGCAGAGAAAAAGCGCGAAGAAAAGGCCATTAAGAAAGCAAAAGACAAGAAAGCCAGCGTTACCTACTCACAATTCTGGGAGAAATACTACTGGCCGCAGCAGAAGCACAAAGCCAAGGGTTCAGTAAGGACCGAGGAAGGACTTTACCGGAACTGGATCGCTCCCTTCATCGGCGATATGCCGCTCAGCGAAGTTCGCCCTAAGGACATTGAAAAGATCAAAACCGCCCTGCTCAAGAAAAAACGGGCAACCTCCACAATCAAATACACCTTCGGAACGATTTCCCATCTCTGGAACATGGCCCGCCGTGACGAGTATGTGCATGGCGATTCACCGACCACTAAAATTTCAGTCCCCAAGCACGATAACCGCAGAGAACGGTTCCTCACTCCCGAAGAAGCCAAAACGCTGCTGGCCGAACTGAAACAACATCGCGGCCACACCCATGACATGGCCCTGCTCGCTCTGCGTTGCGGCCTGCGCTTCGGCGAAATTGCGGCCCTCACATGGCACGATCTTGATTTGGAAGGAAAGAAGCTCTCCATCAGGGACACCAAAGGCAAGGTCAACCGCCAAGCCTACCTGCTCAGCGACACACTCGAAATGCTCTCCAGTCGCTTTGACGAACACAAAGGGCCAGACTCGGATCTGATCTTCCCATCCAGAAACGGCAAAGTCATGGATACGGTTTCAAACATCTTTCCGCGAATCGTTAATCCCATGTTCAATGAAGGAGTCACCGACAAACGGCTCCGGGTCTACTTCCATACCCTGCGACACACCTTCGCTTCATGGCTGGTCCAGCGCGGCGTGGATTTGTACAGCGTGAAAGAACTCATGGGACACGAGGATTTCAAAATGACCCAGCGGTACAGCCACCTTTCCCCGGATGGATTGATGCGGGCTGTAGAAGTTTTGGAGGAGTAG
- the cas7c gene encoding type I-C CRISPR-associated protein Cas7/Csd2 → MSAISNRYEFVYLFDVENGNSNGDPDAGNLPRVDPETGHGLVTDVCLKRKIRNFVEIAKGEEKGFNIYVAEKAVLNRNNEQAYKALEIKPDKKKLPKDQVKARELTRWMCDNFFDVRTFGAVMTTEVNCGQVRGPVQLTFAKSVEPIMPSEISITRMAVTNEKDVEKERTIGRKFIVPYALYRAEGYISAHLADGDKGTGFSESDLELLWQSLANMFDHDHSAARGKMNARGLVVFKHETKLGNAPAHKLFDTVSVEPNNNTDGPARAFSDYTVKVDESAVPEGVELDVKF, encoded by the coding sequence ATGAGCGCAATCAGCAATCGTTACGAATTCGTATATCTTTTTGATGTTGAAAATGGAAATTCCAACGGCGACCCGGATGCTGGAAATCTGCCCAGAGTTGATCCTGAAACAGGACATGGTCTTGTTACTGATGTCTGTCTGAAACGCAAAATTAGAAATTTTGTTGAAATCGCTAAAGGGGAAGAAAAAGGTTTTAATATCTATGTTGCTGAAAAAGCGGTTCTTAACCGGAACAACGAACAGGCTTATAAAGCTCTTGAGATCAAACCGGATAAGAAGAAACTTCCCAAAGATCAGGTTAAGGCCCGTGAGTTGACCCGCTGGATGTGTGATAATTTTTTTGATGTAAGAACATTCGGGGCGGTAATGACTACCGAAGTCAACTGCGGGCAGGTCCGTGGCCCTGTGCAGCTGACTTTTGCTAAAAGTGTAGAGCCGATCATGCCATCAGAAATCAGCATTACCCGTATGGCTGTCACAAATGAAAAGGATGTTGAAAAAGAGCGCACCATAGGTCGTAAATTTATAGTTCCCTATGCCTTGTATCGTGCCGAGGGATATATTTCCGCTCATCTTGCTGACGGCGACAAGGGAACCGGTTTCTCCGAAAGCGACCTTGAACTGCTTTGGCAATCCTTGGCTAATATGTTCGATCATGACCATTCCGCAGCCAGAGGGAAAATGAATGCCCGTGGGCTGGTTGTTTTTAAGCATGAAACAAAGCTGGGGAATGCTCCTGCGCACAAGCTCTTTGATACCGTTTCTGTTGAACCCAATAATAACACAGATGGACCGGCAAGGGCTTTTTCCGATTATACTGTAAAGGTTGATGAGTCGGCAGTTCCTGAAGGTGTAGAGCTGGATGTTAAGTTCTAG
- the cas4 gene encoding CRISPR-associated protein Cas4: MSELLPISALQHYLFCPRQCALIHVEKVWVENRFTVEGRIMHRRVDSEQRGRRAGADQDLSVPLKSERLGLYGIADVVEMVPGPDGREIPYPVEYKRGSPKILDWDRVQLCAQAICLEEMLGLFVPEGAIFYGKPRRRDVVVFDDKLKLLVKETAMELHKMIAEARTPPPVKDKKCRSCSLAGECMPGLGNAKVESYLLSALKE; this comes from the coding sequence ATGTCCGAATTATTGCCTATTTCCGCATTGCAACACTATCTGTTCTGCCCGCGCCAGTGCGCTCTTATTCATGTTGAAAAGGTCTGGGTTGAGAACAGGTTTACTGTGGAAGGCAGAATTATGCACCGGCGCGTCGACTCCGAACAACGGGGAAGGCGCGCCGGGGCTGATCAGGATTTATCCGTACCTCTTAAGAGTGAGCGGCTGGGATTATACGGTATTGCCGATGTAGTGGAAATGGTTCCCGGACCGGACGGAAGGGAAATCCCGTATCCGGTGGAATATAAAAGGGGCAGCCCCAAAATTTTGGACTGGGATCGCGTCCAGCTTTGTGCGCAGGCTATTTGTCTTGAAGAAATGTTGGGGCTCTTTGTTCCGGAAGGAGCTATTTTTTACGGCAAACCTCGTCGTAGAGACGTTGTTGTTTTCGACGATAAGCTTAAGTTGCTGGTAAAAGAAACGGCTATGGAACTTCATAAAATGATAGCCGAAGCCCGGACTCCTCCGCCTGTCAAAGATAAGAAATGCCGTTCATGTTCGTTGGCCGGAGAATGTATGCCCGGACTTGGGAATGCAAAAGTAGAGTCATATCTATTGAGTGCTCTTAAAGAATAG
- a CDS encoding PDDEXK nuclease domain-containing protein → MSISKFDSQYASWLKEIKGRVARAQLRSALAANRELILFYWELGESIAVKLNENNWGNKVIDQLSQDLKSEFVGVQGFSRRNLYYIKKFYSFFAEFPVDSLIVPRIGAQNEDGIVPPSGAQNIPEIISCIAGRLPWSHIKIILDKIKDYEEARFYIDEVLSNGWSRDVLALQIKSDLFERQGKAITNFDCTLPAPQSDLAQQIVKDPYNFDFLTLTQPYNERDIEQQLVGHITKFLLELGKGFAFVGKQYHLEVGESDYYLDLLFYHITLRCYVVVELKNTKFIPEYAGKLNFYLSAVDSLLKSEEDNPTIGMLLCRDKNKIETEFALRDINKPMGVSEFVLTEELPENLKGSMPTIEEIEADLVELKDSSE, encoded by the coding sequence ATGAGCATTTCAAAATTTGATTCACAATACGCATCATGGCTTAAAGAGATAAAAGGACGTGTTGCCCGAGCGCAACTACGTTCGGCTTTAGCTGCCAATAGAGAACTGATCCTCTTTTATTGGGAATTGGGTGAATCGATTGCCGTAAAGCTGAATGAAAATAACTGGGGTAACAAAGTAATTGACCAACTTTCGCAGGATTTGAAATCAGAATTTGTTGGCGTTCAAGGATTTTCCCGGCGTAACCTCTATTATATTAAGAAGTTTTATAGTTTTTTTGCTGAGTTCCCGGTCGACTCTTTAATTGTGCCCCGCATCGGGGCACAAAATGAAGATGGAATTGTGCCTCCCTCCGGGGCACAAAATATCCCGGAAATAATTTCTTGTATTGCTGGTAGGTTGCCTTGGAGTCATATCAAAATAATCTTGGATAAAATCAAGGATTATGAAGAGGCCCGTTTCTACATTGATGAAGTCTTATCAAATGGTTGGAGTCGGGACGTTCTGGCTTTGCAAATTAAATCAGATCTGTTTGAACGTCAGGGAAAAGCAATTACAAATTTTGATTGTACGCTTCCTGCTCCGCAGTCAGACTTAGCGCAGCAAATAGTAAAAGATCCCTACAATTTTGATTTTCTTACTCTGACCCAGCCCTATAATGAACGGGATATTGAACAACAGCTAGTCGGGCATATTACTAAATTTTTGCTTGAACTCGGCAAAGGCTTTGCTTTTGTGGGTAAGCAATATCATTTGGAAGTGGGGGAAAGTGATTACTATCTGGATTTGCTTTTCTATCATATCACTTTGCGCTGTTATGTTGTGGTGGAACTGAAGAATACCAAATTCATCCCTGAGTACGCAGGGAAACTTAATTTTTATCTTTCAGCCGTAGACAGCCTTTTGAAATCAGAAGAAGACAACCCCACAATAGGCATGCTTCTTTGCCGCGATAAAAATAAAATTGAAACAGAATTTGCTCTGCGTGATATTAACAAGCCTATGGGTGTGAGCGAGTTTGTGCTGACTGAAGAATTGCCGGAAAATTTAAAGGGCAGCATGCCCACCATTGAAGAGATTGAAGCAGATTTAGTTGAATTGAAAGATTCTTCGGAATAA
- the cas1c gene encoding type I-C CRISPR-associated endonuclease Cas1c, translating to MKKLLNTLYVTTQGSYLSKDGECIVVRSEDGSKKKFPVHVLDGVVCFGNVLCSPFLLGHCADSGLAVSFLTENGRFLAEVKGPQSGNVLLRREQYRRADDPVQTSAMARSFLIGKTVNSRTVLRRGLRDHGDRIDSGRLEKAALELDSYAKRLSSPLVLEEARGLEGRAANVYFNVFDELILKNDGEFTFTGRNRRPPLDKVNCLLSFVYTLLAHDVRSALEAAGLDPQVGFLHRDRPGRPGLALDVMEEFRSFMADRIVLTLINRGEVSSKGFSVKESGAVLMNDDTRRTVLQAWQKRKSDIVLHPYIKEKIPLGIAFHVQAKLLARCLRNDLDGYPPFFWK from the coding sequence TTGAAAAAATTACTCAACACTCTTTATGTGACTACGCAGGGGAGCTATCTGTCCAAGGATGGCGAATGTATTGTTGTCCGTTCGGAAGACGGGAGTAAAAAGAAATTTCCTGTTCATGTTTTGGATGGTGTAGTCTGTTTCGGCAACGTCCTGTGCAGCCCTTTTTTGCTTGGGCATTGCGCAGACAGCGGACTTGCAGTGTCTTTTCTGACAGAGAACGGACGTTTTCTGGCAGAAGTAAAAGGTCCGCAAAGCGGGAATGTATTGCTGCGCCGTGAGCAGTATCGTCGAGCAGATGATCCTGTGCAGACTTCTGCGATGGCCCGCAGCTTTTTGATTGGCAAGACGGTTAACTCAAGGACCGTATTGCGCAGGGGGCTGCGTGATCACGGGGATCGCATAGATTCAGGACGTCTTGAGAAGGCGGCTCTTGAACTGGATTCCTATGCAAAAAGATTGAGTAGCCCCTTGGTACTTGAAGAAGCTCGCGGGCTGGAGGGTAGAGCAGCCAATGTCTACTTTAATGTTTTTGATGAATTGATTTTGAAAAATGACGGGGAATTTACCTTTACAGGTCGCAATCGTCGACCGCCGCTGGACAAGGTGAATTGTCTGCTGTCCTTTGTTTACACTCTTTTGGCTCATGATGTGCGGTCTGCTCTTGAGGCTGCCGGACTTGATCCGCAAGTAGGTTTTTTGCATCGAGACCGTCCGGGCAGGCCGGGGCTGGCTTTGGATGTTATGGAGGAGTTCCGTTCATTTATGGCAGACAGAATCGTCTTGACGCTCATTAATCGCGGCGAAGTCAGCAGCAAGGGGTTTTCTGTAAAGGAAAGTGGTGCCGTGCTTATGAATGATGATACGCGCAGAACTGTGTTGCAGGCTTGGCAGAAGCGCAAAAGCGATATTGTCCTGCATCCTTATATCAAAGAGAAGATTCCATTAGGGATTGCTTTTCATGTGCAGGCAAAACTTCTGGCCCGATGTCTGCGAAACGATCTTGATGGGTATCCGCCGTTTTTCTGGAAGTGA
- the cas5c gene encoding type I-C CRISPR-associated protein Cas5c: MEVYVATGVKLRVWGDYACFTRPEMKVERVSYDVMTPSAARGILEAIYWKPSIKWVVDRIHVLKSVRFDNIRRNEISAKVPVKGKTGVGSAMKNGKGNLRVYVEDVRQQRAAMVLRDVDYIIEARFEYTSAEDRNDGKHLDIFNRRVAKGQCFHRPYLGCREFAAAFGPVEGDIPVSEIKGETDLGWMLHDIDYKASMTPKFFRPVMQNGIVECCNGGLSA; this comes from the coding sequence ATGGAGGTGTATGTGGCTACAGGAGTAAAACTTAGGGTCTGGGGAGATTATGCATGCTTTACCCGCCCGGAAATGAAGGTGGAACGGGTGAGTTATGATGTCATGACTCCTTCTGCTGCCCGTGGGATTCTGGAAGCAATTTACTGGAAGCCGAGCATTAAGTGGGTGGTGGACAGAATCCATGTGCTTAAGTCTGTCCGTTTTGACAATATCCGACGAAATGAGATCTCGGCAAAAGTTCCGGTAAAAGGAAAAACCGGGGTCGGTTCTGCCATGAAGAATGGTAAAGGCAATCTGCGTGTTTATGTGGAAGACGTCCGCCAGCAGCGTGCGGCCATGGTTCTGCGTGATGTGGATTACATTATTGAAGCCCGTTTTGAATATACGTCTGCTGAGGACCGTAACGACGGCAAGCATCTGGATATTTTCAACCGTCGTGTTGCAAAGGGCCAGTGTTTTCACCGCCCTTATCTTGGTTGCCGTGAATTTGCAGCTGCTTTCGGCCCGGTTGAGGGAGATATTCCTGTTTCGGAGATTAAAGGTGAAACCGATCTCGGATGGATGCTGCACGACATTGATTACAAAGCCAGCATGACACCGAAATTCTTTCGTCCGGTCATGCAGAACGGGATTGTCGAATGTTGTAATGGAGGGCTGTCCGCATGA
- the cas3 gene encoding CRISPR-associated helicase Cas3' yields MYYAHTKEGVDKDEWQLLDDHLIGVAEFASEFSAVFGGSDWGELAGKFHDYGKFKADFQKKLHSNSNARVDHKSIGARLLSDKLGQAGKLLSFCIAGHHGGLPDSINSPLGESLDDILEKAEPYMESVPEISSKLAPAELPFTPTSAFQLSFFTRMLFSALVDADFLDTERFMDSKKFSMREAGPSLEVLNERLNERISKFKPDTHINKLRCEILDHCLESADLNPGLFSLTVPTGGGKTLTSMAFALKHALKYGMRRIIYVIPYTSIIEQNSRVFKDIFPPGSVVEHHSNFDDSKLKDEEEIPCADLKHRLACENWDAPIVVTTNVQFFESLFAAKPSRCRKLHNLAGSVVILDEAQMLPVEYLKPCMRALEELVENYNSSVVLCTATQPALQKSENFTDGLEIAAELAPDPDRMHKEFKRTELQDKGVLSLDEVAQEICGAEQGLCIVNTRARAAELFSKIKDESGAVHLSALMCPAHRSEVLTNIRARLAAGKPCRIVSTQLIEAGVDVSFPVVIRELAGLDSIAQAAGRCNREGELAGMGQVTVFEPAEGLAGHFRQAAGNAQNTLRLYSEDSFSPEAMHHFFADTYWLKSDQLDKKNVLEDLNSPHGQWDFRTAAKKFRLIENEMVPIIVKYNDKAEKLLRDLVFTDFPATILRKLQQFTVQVYTHQFAALNDMGAIEIVDESYAVLVDENLYDFEAGLSVPENISNDNFIV; encoded by the coding sequence GTGTATTACGCGCATACGAAAGAGGGTGTTGATAAGGATGAATGGCAGCTTCTCGATGATCATTTGATTGGTGTGGCAGAATTTGCCTCTGAATTTTCGGCTGTTTTTGGTGGTTCAGACTGGGGTGAATTAGCTGGAAAATTTCATGATTATGGCAAATTTAAGGCTGATTTCCAGAAAAAACTTCATTCAAATTCAAATGCGAGAGTCGACCATAAAAGTATCGGTGCCAGGTTGCTGTCCGATAAGCTTGGTCAGGCTGGAAAATTATTGTCTTTCTGCATTGCTGGACACCATGGCGGATTGCCGGACTCTATAAATTCTCCATTGGGCGAATCTCTCGATGATATTTTGGAGAAGGCGGAGCCTTATATGGAGTCCGTACCGGAAATTTCATCTAAGCTTGCTCCCGCAGAGCTTCCCTTCACTCCTACCTCTGCATTTCAATTATCATTTTTTACCCGCATGCTTTTTTCGGCACTGGTGGACGCAGATTTTTTGGATACCGAGCGGTTCATGGATTCAAAAAAATTTTCCATGCGTGAAGCAGGGCCCAGCTTGGAAGTTCTAAATGAGAGGCTTAACGAGCGGATTAGCAAATTCAAGCCGGACACTCACATTAACAAGCTTCGTTGTGAAATTTTGGACCATTGCCTTGAAAGTGCAGACCTGAATCCCGGCCTTTTCTCTCTCACAGTACCTACCGGAGGCGGAAAAACTCTTACCTCCATGGCCTTCGCCCTGAAACATGCCCTGAAATACGGTATGCGCAGGATTATTTACGTTATTCCCTACACGTCGATTATTGAGCAGAACTCCCGTGTTTTTAAAGATATTTTCCCTCCCGGTTCTGTAGTTGAGCACCATAGCAATTTTGATGACAGCAAGCTGAAGGATGAGGAGGAAATTCCTTGTGCGGACCTTAAACATCGTCTGGCCTGTGAAAACTGGGATGCACCAATTGTGGTGACAACCAATGTTCAGTTTTTCGAATCCCTTTTCGCTGCAAAGCCTTCACGCTGCCGAAAGCTTCATAATCTTGCCGGATCGGTCGTAATTTTAGACGAAGCCCAGATGCTGCCTGTCGAATATCTCAAGCCGTGCATGCGTGCTCTTGAGGAGTTAGTTGAGAATTATAATTCCAGTGTTGTACTCTGTACCGCCACCCAGCCCGCATTGCAGAAATCTGAAAATTTTACCGATGGTCTGGAAATAGCCGCAGAGCTCGCGCCGGACCCGGACCGTATGCATAAGGAATTCAAACGCACAGAGCTGCAAGACAAAGGCGTTCTGTCCCTTGATGAAGTTGCGCAGGAAATTTGTGGGGCAGAGCAGGGCTTGTGCATCGTTAATACCAGAGCTCGTGCAGCGGAGTTGTTTTCCAAGATTAAAGACGAATCGGGAGCGGTCCATTTGAGTGCATTGATGTGTCCGGCGCACCGCTCGGAAGTCCTTACGAATATTCGCGCTAGACTTGCTGCGGGCAAACCGTGCCGTATCGTCAGCACTCAGCTTATTGAGGCCGGGGTAGATGTGAGCTTCCCTGTTGTTATTCGCGAACTGGCCGGGCTCGATTCAATTGCTCAGGCTGCGGGAAGATGTAACCGCGAAGGGGAATTGGCGGGAATGGGACAGGTCACGGTCTTTGAGCCTGCTGAAGGATTAGCCGGGCACTTCCGGCAGGCAGCGGGTAATGCACAAAACACATTGCGTTTATATTCTGAAGATTCATTTTCCCCGGAAGCAATGCATCATTTTTTTGCGGATACCTATTGGCTTAAAAGTGACCAGTTAGACAAAAAGAATGTGCTTGAAGATTTGAACAGTCCCCACGGCCAATGGGATTTCCGCACGGCTGCCAAAAAGTTCCGGCTTATTGAAAATGAAATGGTCCCGATTATTGTTAAATACAATGATAAAGCCGAAAAATTGCTGCGTGATTTGGTTTTTACAGATTTTCCGGCAACCATCCTGCGTAAACTACAGCAGTTTACGGTGCAGGTTTATACGCATCAATTTGCCGCGCTGAATGATATGGGCGCAATTGAGATCGTGGATGAAAGTTATGCCGTGCTGGTGGATGAGAATCTTTATGATTTTGAAGCCGGCTTATCGGTTCCTGAAAATATTTCGAATGACAACTTCATAGTTTAA
- a CDS encoding tyrosine-type recombinase/integrase, producing the protein MKISDFMTFASNLAEAGESLHSIGELLGHTDKRTTEIYAHLSSGHLTQSIQKLSYHPE; encoded by the coding sequence TTGAAGATTTCAGACTTCATGACCTTCGCTTCCAACTTAGCCGAGGCAGGCGAATCCCTTCATTCCATCGGAGAACTGCTTGGGCACACCGACAAACGCACAACTGAAATTTACGCTCATCTTTCCAGTGGACACCTGACCCAGTCGATCCAGAAGCTTTCCTATCATCCAGAGTAA
- the cas2 gene encoding CRISPR-associated endonuclease Cas2, whose translation MLVLVSYDVSFEDEGGKRRLRRIAKVCENYGQRVQYSVFECVVDPGQWADLRQKLLDEYEEDSDSLRFYFLGKNWQRRVEHHGVGQGYDPENDVLIL comes from the coding sequence ATGCTTGTACTTGTTAGTTATGATGTGAGTTTCGAGGACGAAGGGGGCAAAAGACGGTTGCGTCGAATTGCCAAGGTCTGTGAAAACTACGGACAACGGGTTCAGTATTCGGTTTTTGAGTGTGTTGTTGACCCCGGACAATGGGCAGATTTGCGCCAAAAGTTGCTGGACGAGTATGAAGAGGATAGCGACAGTTTGCGGTTTTATTTTTTAGGAAAAAACTGGCAGCGTAGGGTGGAACACCATGGAGTCGGGCAAGGATATGACCCTGAAAATGATGTGTTGATTTTATAG
- the cas8c gene encoding type I-C CRISPR-associated protein Cas8c/Csd1: protein MILQALNDYYIRMADDPAVDVPPFGFGRQGVHFCLTIDREGNLVGDPLDLRENGKPVRIEVPGPVGRSGNTVLPNFVWDNTGYVLGVDGKGKPERTTKTHEGFKDLAFTILEGVDDDGGHALLSFLEKWEPEKAESLKGWDEVLDSFLVFRLDGELGFLHERPSLREAWSKYLDSKAGTKKGKCLVTGEDDVSIPNTHAKIKGVPGAQTAGAALVSFNIDSAESLGKKQNQLSPISEKAAFAYTTALNHLLAPGSSRKVQVGDTTVLFWTEAPKEVEGLFGLVMGAKESEDTDLAKRLGGLLSTLASGKLPRELGKPETPFYVLGLSPNAARLSVRFWHVGTVGEMFSNIGKHFEQMALSGRPPKTPENPSPWWILKELAAQQDSRNISPLLSGQLLKAIIRNSPYPMTLLNAAIGRIRADKNIGYIRAGIIKAVLVRNYQQEINMALDKENGEIGYRLGRLFAIVERIQEEAVPGSNATVRDRFFSSASATPARTFPVILRNAQNGLAKIRKEKPGYAVNLDKSIQEILGEVDSQNGFPAALNLEKQGMFIIGYYQQRQDFFTPKQTATEA, encoded by the coding sequence ATGATTTTGCAGGCGCTTAATGATTATTACATTCGTATGGCCGATGATCCTGCCGTGGATGTCCCACCATTCGGGTTCGGCAGGCAGGGAGTCCATTTCTGCCTGACAATTGACCGTGAAGGCAATCTTGTGGGTGATCCTCTTGATTTGCGTGAGAACGGCAAACCGGTTCGGATTGAAGTGCCGGGGCCTGTCGGGAGAAGTGGCAACACGGTTCTTCCTAATTTTGTATGGGATAATACCGGGTACGTTTTGGGCGTTGACGGCAAGGGCAAACCGGAGCGAACGACAAAGACGCATGAGGGCTTTAAAGATTTGGCCTTCACCATTCTGGAAGGTGTTGATGATGACGGCGGACACGCTCTGCTTTCTTTTTTAGAAAAATGGGAGCCGGAGAAAGCCGAGAGCTTGAAAGGCTGGGATGAGGTGCTGGACAGCTTTCTTGTTTTCAGGCTCGACGGTGAGCTGGGATTTCTTCATGAACGTCCTTCCCTACGCGAAGCATGGTCAAAGTATTTGGATAGCAAAGCGGGGACCAAAAAGGGGAAATGTCTGGTTACGGGTGAGGACGATGTCTCCATACCAAACACCCATGCCAAGATTAAGGGCGTTCCCGGAGCGCAGACAGCCGGAGCCGCACTTGTGTCTTTTAATATCGATTCCGCAGAATCTCTTGGAAAAAAGCAGAATCAGCTTTCGCCTATTTCCGAGAAGGCCGCCTTTGCCTATACCACTGCTTTAAACCATCTGCTGGCACCGGGAAGTTCCCGTAAAGTTCAGGTTGGAGATACAACGGTGCTGTTCTGGACCGAAGCTCCGAAGGAAGTAGAAGGATTATTCGGTCTGGTCATGGGAGCCAAGGAATCCGAAGACACAGACCTTGCCAAGCGGCTCGGTGGGCTGTTGTCTACTCTGGCTTCAGGCAAGCTTCCCCGTGAACTCGGTAAACCTGAGACTCCATTCTACGTGCTGGGGCTATCACCCAATGCTGCGCGTCTTTCTGTGCGTTTTTGGCATGTGGGAACGGTGGGGGAAATGTTTTCCAATATCGGTAAGCACTTTGAACAGATGGCATTGTCTGGAAGACCTCCGAAAACCCCGGAAAATCCAAGCCCGTGGTGGATTTTGAAAGAGCTTGCTGCTCAGCAGGATTCTCGGAACATATCACCGCTTTTAAGTGGGCAGTTGCTTAAAGCGATCATCAGAAACAGCCCTTATCCTATGACTCTGCTGAACGCAGCTATAGGGAGGATCAGGGCTGACAAAAATATCGGGTATATCCGGGCCGGGATAATCAAGGCTGTTCTGGTTCGAAACTATCAACAGGAGATCAATATGGCTCTTGATAAGGAAAACGGTGAGATTGGGTATCGGCTGGGACGTCTTTTCGCCATTGTGGAGCGGATTCAGGAAGAGGCTGTTCCCGGTAGCAACGCAACGGTTAGGGATCGGTTTTTCAGTTCCGCGTCAGCTACCCCGGCAAGGACGTTCCCTGTTATTTTACGTAATGCCCAGAACGGCCTTGCCAAGATTCGCAAAGAAAAGCCCGGATACGCGGTGAATCTTGATAAATCAATTCAGGAAATACTTGGCGAGGTAGACTCGCAAAATGGTTTTCCTGCGGCATTAAATCTGGAAAAGCAGGGCATGTTTATCATCGGTTATTATCAGCAAAGGCAGGATTTTTTCACACCTAAACAGACTGCCACGGAGGCATAA